One Capsicum annuum cultivar UCD-10X-F1 chromosome 2, UCD10Xv1.1, whole genome shotgun sequence genomic window carries:
- the LOC107854686 gene encoding uncharacterized protein LOC107854686: MKLETSMAQSPIGNSRKQDDRDFNLREWALKAKISRENTNSKRFSASYIRSFREDAKSFRSNIPISSTVSSPGYTLREEIDPSTYSFTTALEALQAKTIYSWEYMSPDGLALNSKWNEAEKYICNPLSGEVPLECLSAKTLSGRSFQHLTSKITMSAPLIYPSQYHSTRQFHRKPPTRVVPHLPQHELQIQFPIKEKGRITRDVGTQSSTPGNYLSSKSPSPARTPSIEERSTKRCVADDSPMTTPEVKSDEKVEVKETRQKEDTKRNEEQLEEDQRNKSNNCKVKQQSRHGCLSWRSLCMRQKQQQQHKEKKHSKSIKKKKKKTFICHI, translated from the exons atgaaacttgaaactagcATGGCACAATCACCTATTGGAAATTCAAGAAAGCAAGATGATAGAGATTTTAACCTTAGAGAATGGGCTCTTAAGGCTAAAATTAGCAGAGAAAAcacaaattcaaaaagattttcggcTTCTTATATTAGAAGTTTCAGAGAAGATGCAAAATCTTTTAGATCAAATATTCCTATTTCTAGTACTGTTTCTTCCCCTGGCTACACGTTAAGAG AGGAAATTGACCCATCTACTTATTCTTTTACCACTGCCCTTGAAG CATTGCAGGCAAAAACAATTTACAGTTGGGAATACATGTCACCAGATGGATTGGCATTGAACTCCAAGTGGAATGAAGCTGAGAAATATATCTGCAATCCTTTATCAGGGGAAGTTCCATTAGAATGTTTATCTGCAAAAACACTAAGTGGGAGATCGTTTCAACATTTAACCAGTAAAATCACCATGTCTGCACCTTTGATTTATCCTTCACAATATCACAGTACTCGACAATTCCATCGAAAACCTCCTACAAGAGTAGTACCTCATTTGCCTCAACATGAACTACAAATCCAATTTCCAATCAAAG aGAAGGGTAGGATTACAAGAGATGTGGGAACACAGAGTAGTACACCAGGTAATTACTTAAGTTCAAAGAGTCCAAGTCCAGCTCGTACACCATCCATTGAGGAAAGATCTACAAAACGCTGTGTAGCTGATGATTCACCTATGACTACTCCTGAAGTTAAATCTGACGAAAAg GTGGAAGTGAAGGAAACAAGACAAAAAGAAGACACAAAAAGAAATGAGGAGCAGCTGGAAGAGGATCAGAGAAATAAGAGTAATAATTGCAAAGTGAAGCAGCAAAGCAGGCATGGGTGTTTGTCATGGAGGAGTTTGTGCATGAGACaaaagcaacaacaacagcacaaagagaaaaaacatagtaaatcaataaagaagaagaagaagaagacctTTATTTGCCATATATAA
- the LOC107854675 gene encoding ultraviolet-B receptor UVR8 produces the protein MATRTAVIAWGSGEDGQLGIGNNEEREWVCSIEALNSENVSSVVAGSRNSLAICEDGKLFTWGWNQRGTLGHPPETKTENIPSQVKALANVKIVQAAIGGWHCLAVDDQGKAYAWGGNEYGQCGEEPERKDDTGRPIKRDIVIPKRCAAKLSVRQVAAGGTHSVVLTREGQVWTWGQPWPPGDIKQISTPVRVQGLASVRLIAVGAFHNLALLDDGVLMAWGNNEYGQLGTGDTQPRSQPIAVQGLSGLTLVDITAGGWHSAALTDEGEVHGWGRGEHGRLGFGDDKSSKMVPQKVQLLAGENIVQVSCGGTHSVALTHDGRIFSFGRGDHGRLGYGRKVTTGHPSEVPVNIPPPSDVSSAEGGRWCAKLVACGGRHTMASVEWLTFESE, from the exons ATGGCTACCAGAACCGCCGTCATCGCTTG GGGCTCTGGAGAAGATGGTCAATTGGGTATTGGAAACAATGAAGAGAGAGAGTGGGTTTGTTCAATTGAAGCTTTAAATTCAGAAAATGTTTCTTCCGTTGTTGCTGGTAGTAGAAACTCTCTTGCTATTTGTGAAGATGGAAAA TTATTTACATGGGGTTGGAATCAGAGAGGGACCTTGGGACATCCacctgagactaaaactgagaatATTCCTAGTCAGGTTAAAGCTCTTGCCAATGTGAAAATTGTTCAG GCGGCGATTGGTGGTTGGCATTGTTTGGCTGTAGATGATCAAGGCAAGGCTTATGCTTGGG GTGGTAATGAGTACGGGCAATGTGGTGAAGAACCAGAAAGGAAAGATGACACTGGAAGGcctataaagagagatattgtgaTCCCTAAACGTTGTGCTGCTAAGCTTTCTGTTCGTCAG GTAGCTGCTGGTGGTACACACTCGGTTGTTCTTACAAGGGAAGGACAAGTATGGACATGGGGTCAACCATGGCCTCCTGGTGACAT AAAGCAAATTTCTACTCCTGTCCGTGTACAAGGTCTTGCAAGTGTGAGGTTGATTGCAGTAGGGGCTTTTCATAACTTGGCTCTTCTTGATGACGGAGTTCTAATGGCATGGGGTAATAATGAGTATGGGCAACTTGGAACTGGGGATACCCAGCCAAGATCACAACCAATTGCTGTTCAAGGGCTATCTGGTCTCACTTTG GTTGATATTACTGCTGGAGGATGGCATTCTGCAGCTTTGACAGACGAGGGAGAG GTTCATGGCTGGGGAAGAGGAGAACATGGTAGACTTGGATTTGGAGATGACAAGAGTAGTAAAATGGTGCCACAAAAGGTTCAACTTTTAGCTGGGGAGAACATTGTCCAG GTTTCATGTGGGGGCACACACTCTGTTGCATTAACGCATGATGGTCGAATATTTTCT TTTGGGCGGGGAGACCATGGACGATTAGGATATGGTAGAAAGGTGACAACTGGTCATCCATCGGAAGTTCCAGTAAATATTCCGCCTCCAAGTGATGTCAGCAGTGCTGAAGGAGGACGTTGGTGTGCTAAACTCGTTGCTTGTGGTGGCCGCCATACTATGGCGAGTGTAGAGTGGCTGACATTTGAGTCTGAGTAG
- the LOC107854678 gene encoding RHOMBOID-like protein 9, chloroplastic isoform X1: MACTTVFLGSVHCKGCIPPQVVTRLSHVRTENNRLSPWRSSQREIFWTVKSALSSQEKQLRALDSYFRKLHDRRRASSSTEMEKVTDKYHRLKAEKVLRSLEYFRGKGNEDPKFHTCSASDDNTIEEESYFPTKIINRGGRAKKLKQYMRLKAKDVESSNEVSSSFYLIGILASINIAVFLFETASPVSNSEIGIFSLPMVYGAKINHLILLGEWWRLLTPMFLHSGVLHIALGCWVLLNFGPQVCKAYGSFAFFLIYLLGGISGNLISYLHTAEPTVGGTGPGFAIIGAWLIYQVQHEDMLGKEAPKSMIEKAIIATTFICVLSNFGPIDDWAHFGTALMGIAYGYLICPTPQVESVASSESDQKEGISMAKKYSDPCKSLFYFSLFILLLASLLLVIEPPLNSIAGAGDKFYIS; this comes from the exons ATGGCCTGCACTACAGTATTTCTAGGAAGTGTTCATTGCAAGGGATGCATTCCACCGCAGGTTGTGACTAGATTAAGTCATGTACGTACGGAGAATAACAGACTTTCGCCTTGGCGTAGTTCTCAGAGAGAAATATTCTGGACAGTGAAATCTGCATTGAGTAGTCAGGAGAAGCAACTGAGAGCCTTAGATTCTTATTTCCGAAAGCTTCATGATAGAAGGAGAGCATCATCTTCGACTGAGATGGAAAAAGTAACAGATAAATATCATCGGCTTAAAGCAGAGAAGGTACTTCGATCTTTGGAGTACTTTCGTGGAAAAGGTAATGAAG ATCCAAAATTCCATACCTGTTCAGCTTCTGATGACAATACAATTGAAGAAGAATCATATTTTCCCACGAAAATAATCAACAGAGGTGGCAGAGCTAAGAAACTAAAACAGTACATGAGGTTAAAAGCTAAGGATGTAGAGAGTTCGAACGAAGTATCATCTAGTTTTTACTTGAT AGGCATACTGGCTTCTATTAATATTGCTGTATTCCTCTTCGAGACAGCTAGTCCAGTCAGCAACTCTGAAATAGGGATATTTTCACTTCCAATGGTATATGGTGCGAAGATAAATCATTTGATCCTACTTGGTGAATGGTGGAGGCTTCTAACACCGATGTTTCTG CACTCAGGAGTCCTTCACATAGCCCTTGGTTGTTGGGTGCTTCTAAATTTTGGGCCTCAAGTATGTAAAGCATATGGTTCATTTGCATTTTTCCTGATATATCTTCTTGGAGGAATTTCTGGTAACCTCATCAGCTATCTTCACACTGCGGAGCCAACTGTTGGAGGAACT GGACCTGGTTTTGCAATAATAGGAGCTTGGCTCATTTATCAAGTCCAGCACGAAGACATGCTAGGAAAAGAAGCTCCTAAAAGCATGATCGAAAAGGCGATAATAGCAACTACTTTCATCTGTGTCCTAAGCAACTTTGGGCCTATAGATGACTG GGCACATTTTGGAACAGCATTGATGGGAATAGCATATGGCTATCTTATATGTCCAACTCCTCAAGTAGAAAGTGTTGCATCTTCAGAAAGTGATCAAAAAGAAGGAATCTCAATGGCTAAAAAATATTCAGATCCTTGTAAATCCCTTTTTTACTTCTCGCTCTTTATTCTGCTGCTTGCTTCTTTGCTTTTGGTAATAGAACCTCCTCTCAACTCAATAGCTGGAGCTGGAGATAAGTTCTATATAAGCTGA
- the LOC107854678 gene encoding RHOMBOID-like protein 9, chloroplastic isoform X2, translated as MACTTVFLGSVHCKGCIPPQVVTRLSHVRTENNRLSPWRSSQREIFWTVKSALSSQEKQLRALDSYFRKLHDRRRASSSTEMEKVTDKYHRLKAEKVLRSLEYFRGKDPKFHTCSASDDNTIEEESYFPTKIINRGGRAKKLKQYMRLKAKDVESSNEVSSSFYLIGILASINIAVFLFETASPVSNSEIGIFSLPMVYGAKINHLILLGEWWRLLTPMFLHSGVLHIALGCWVLLNFGPQVCKAYGSFAFFLIYLLGGISGNLISYLHTAEPTVGGTGPGFAIIGAWLIYQVQHEDMLGKEAPKSMIEKAIIATTFICVLSNFGPIDDWAHFGTALMGIAYGYLICPTPQVESVASSESDQKEGISMAKKYSDPCKSLFYFSLFILLLASLLLVIEPPLNSIAGAGDKFYIS; from the exons ATGGCCTGCACTACAGTATTTCTAGGAAGTGTTCATTGCAAGGGATGCATTCCACCGCAGGTTGTGACTAGATTAAGTCATGTACGTACGGAGAATAACAGACTTTCGCCTTGGCGTAGTTCTCAGAGAGAAATATTCTGGACAGTGAAATCTGCATTGAGTAGTCAGGAGAAGCAACTGAGAGCCTTAGATTCTTATTTCCGAAAGCTTCATGATAGAAGGAGAGCATCATCTTCGACTGAGATGGAAAAAGTAACAGATAAATATCATCGGCTTAAAGCAGAGAAGGTACTTCGATCTTTGGAGTACTTTCGTGGAAAAG ATCCAAAATTCCATACCTGTTCAGCTTCTGATGACAATACAATTGAAGAAGAATCATATTTTCCCACGAAAATAATCAACAGAGGTGGCAGAGCTAAGAAACTAAAACAGTACATGAGGTTAAAAGCTAAGGATGTAGAGAGTTCGAACGAAGTATCATCTAGTTTTTACTTGAT AGGCATACTGGCTTCTATTAATATTGCTGTATTCCTCTTCGAGACAGCTAGTCCAGTCAGCAACTCTGAAATAGGGATATTTTCACTTCCAATGGTATATGGTGCGAAGATAAATCATTTGATCCTACTTGGTGAATGGTGGAGGCTTCTAACACCGATGTTTCTG CACTCAGGAGTCCTTCACATAGCCCTTGGTTGTTGGGTGCTTCTAAATTTTGGGCCTCAAGTATGTAAAGCATATGGTTCATTTGCATTTTTCCTGATATATCTTCTTGGAGGAATTTCTGGTAACCTCATCAGCTATCTTCACACTGCGGAGCCAACTGTTGGAGGAACT GGACCTGGTTTTGCAATAATAGGAGCTTGGCTCATTTATCAAGTCCAGCACGAAGACATGCTAGGAAAAGAAGCTCCTAAAAGCATGATCGAAAAGGCGATAATAGCAACTACTTTCATCTGTGTCCTAAGCAACTTTGGGCCTATAGATGACTG GGCACATTTTGGAACAGCATTGATGGGAATAGCATATGGCTATCTTATATGTCCAACTCCTCAAGTAGAAAGTGTTGCATCTTCAGAAAGTGATCAAAAAGAAGGAATCTCAATGGCTAAAAAATATTCAGATCCTTGTAAATCCCTTTTTTACTTCTCGCTCTTTATTCTGCTGCTTGCTTCTTTGCTTTTGGTAATAGAACCTCCTCTCAACTCAATAGCTGGAGCTGGAGATAAGTTCTATATAAGCTGA
- the LOC107854676 gene encoding membrane protein PM19L isoform X2 yields the protein MAVGRGGRSLMGPFLVINLVVYLIVLGLAGWSLDKYIDGEQNHPRASSMLPGFVHLHKWTSQSLATAASSAIISWIMTALAFGLVCKQIIMGGHRGKRLQTLEALITIAMVSQLLYILLLHAGICRSSYGPVYGSYGPQH from the exons atggCGGTGGGAAGAGGTGGGAGAAGTCTTATGGGACCATTCTTGGTCATAAACTTAGTAGTTTATTTAATTGTACTAGGACTTGCTGGCTGGTCACTTGACAAATACATTGATGGCGAACAAAATCATCCTC GTGCTTCCTCTATGCTACCTGGGTTTGTTCATCTCCACAAATGGACTAGTCAAAGTTTGGCTACTGCTGCTTCTTCTGCGATCATCTCTTGGATTATGACTGCTCTTGCTTTTGG tCTTGTTTGCAAGCAGATAATAATGGGAGGTCACAGAGGAAAACGTCTG CAAACTTTGGAAGCGTTGATCACTATAGCTATGGTGAGTCAGTTACTCTATATACTGTTGTTGCACGCTGGGATCTGTCGCAGCAGCTACGGCCCTGTTTATGGTTCCTATGGGCCTCAGCACTAG
- the LOC107854676 gene encoding membrane protein PM19L isoform X1 gives MAVGRGGRSLMGPFLVINLVVYLIVLGLAGWSLDKYIDGEQNHPHLGGNPSTSFLLMFALIAGVIGASSMLPGFVHLHKWTSQSLATAASSAIISWIMTALAFGLVCKQIIMGGHRGKRLQTLEALITIAMVSQLLYILLLHAGICRSSYGPVYGSYGPQH, from the exons atggCGGTGGGAAGAGGTGGGAGAAGTCTTATGGGACCATTCTTGGTCATAAACTTAGTAGTTTATTTAATTGTACTAGGACTTGCTGGCTGGTCACTTGACAAATACATTGATGGCGAACAAAATCATCCTC ATTTAGGTGGGAACCCATCGACAAGTTTTTTGTTGATGTTTGCATTGATTGCTGGTGTAATAGGTGCTTCCTCTATGCTACCTGGGTTTGTTCATCTCCACAAATGGACTAGTCAAAGTTTGGCTACTGCTGCTTCTTCTGCGATCATCTCTTGGATTATGACTGCTCTTGCTTTTGG tCTTGTTTGCAAGCAGATAATAATGGGAGGTCACAGAGGAAAACGTCTG CAAACTTTGGAAGCGTTGATCACTATAGCTATGGTGAGTCAGTTACTCTATATACTGTTGTTGCACGCTGGGATCTGTCGCAGCAGCTACGGCCCTGTTTATGGTTCCTATGGGCCTCAGCACTAG